The stretch of DNA ttacttactcatctttacatttattaatttacttattttatatatgttcatatccattattttaaaaattcttatttcatttaatctaattatttaatttttttaataattattgttttaattttttaaaattaaaagtattgttttataataagttttttgaaaagaaaaaaattctagaattcaaaaataagataCGGTGTTGGAGTTATATTTTTCATAGAGCGTATAagaaagtaatttttaaattaagttataattagatttttttaaattttttattgtaaattattttttttaagtcaatttaattttttaatgctCTTATCTGACCCCACGGTCCCTTTAAACGTTTAGGGTCATTTTTGCAAATAGAAAAAATGGGTGCGAATGCAAAAGCAGGGGTGGATAGCAATATCCGAAGTAGAAGCgtggttttctcaaaaaaacCCTTAATTTCGTTTTTTCACTAGGCATACCGGAGCACATTTCACTTTCCGTCGTCTCCGATATCATTCCCTTTCTGGTAACATCAGTGCATTATTtcgaatatatatttttcaatttaattattgtattcTGAATCTGTTATACGAGTATCCTTCCTTATGGATCTTGATTGTTCTTCCATCGTAATTGCTTGATTTGTAGTGTAAAAATGTTGATTGGAGAGACTGCTTGCTCCTACGCACTTCTCATCCTTGAAGATGATAAAATCCCCGCAACTGTAAGCTTCGTTATTAACTCAAGTTTCTGTTAATTCATAGCTTTTTTGAATGTTCcaaattatttaagtttattagTTTTAGCGTTGTTTTTTCTCGTTTAGTCAAACGAATCTGATTTCGTATCTGTTTTTTCAAATGGTCTGTCGAATTCATGTTATGTTACGTGTTTAGGTTTTGATTTGGTTTGTCACTAAGGAATTGGGATTGTAAACTTCAATTGTTGGGAAGTAGTGGgtatatatattgtaaataaattGGATAATGAATACGCTGCTTTACCCCTTAACTTGTTGTTGATAGGCTGACAAAATCACCACTTTGTTGAAAAGTGCAAAAGTAGAAGTAGAATCGTTTTGGCCCAGCTTATTTGCCAAGCTTGATGAGAAGAAAAATATTAGGGATTTGATTTCTAGTGCTGCTGGCGGTGCAGCTCCAGCCGCTGCCGCAGCCTCAGCCGCTGCCGCAGCCTCAGCCGCTGCCGCAGCCCCAGCCGCTGCCGCCAGCCGCTGCCGCTGCTCCAGCAGCTGAGGAGAAGAAGAAGGTAATCCCTTAGtgaaatttattttccttttcttttcaactttgacttctgattttctgttttagtTGGTTTGATTTGGatgtttttttcaatttacaGGAAGAACCAGCAGAAGAGAGTGACGATGACATGGGCTTTAGCTTGTTTGATTAGGTCctctattaatataattttgtcatGCAATACATTTTTCTTTTGCCGTCTCTTGTCTCTATTTGAggattcatataagataatgtTACTTATCTTTTTTCAACGTTTGTACTATTCGGTGTCATACATATATTTAGCTTGTCTTAACATACTAATCATAAAATTGAgcctgttttaaaatatttttcagttaTGATTAATACATCTAATTGCGTCTTTTGAATGATGATTTGGTTGATACAAGAGTATGCACTTTGATTATCATAAAGTTTTTACAGTAggcttttattatttattgttattattatgtagGAAACAAATTATGTTGAAATCATTAATGATTGGTTCACATGCTGTATTGATTGTTTCTGCAAAATTCACAGCGAATGTTTTAAAGACCTAAAACTATCAAAACTAATATAGTTAGGCCTGTTAGATAAATTATGAGTTTTGAGAAATTTGTATCTGATTTTGAATTGTTGGAAATGATAAATTGATTCCTGTGAtgtgtttgtttttaaaattgaattccCATTATGTGTGGAGTAAATTGAATTCCCGTAAGGTGTATCAAAGATGGCTCATTTCGCACAACTTATAGTTGGgtcttaataaatattacacaAATTATTACCAcagtaaaattttaataaactgATATCATATTTTTTGTACACAAGATGTGATAGTCTTTACAAAATTTGAA from Cicer arietinum cultivar CDC Frontier isolate Library 1 chromosome 3, Cicar.CDCFrontier_v2.0, whole genome shotgun sequence encodes:
- the LOC101497278 gene encoding large ribosomal subunit protein P1z isoform X2, which produces MLIGETACSYALLILEDDKIPATADKITTLLKSAKVEVESFWPSLFAKLDEKKNIRDLISSAAGAAAAAPAAEEKKKEEPAEESDDDMGFSLFD
- the LOC101497278 gene encoding large ribosomal subunit protein P1z isoform X1; protein product: MLIGETACSYALLILEDDKIPATADKITTLLKSAKVEVESFWPSLFAKLDEKKNIRDLISSAAGGAAPAAAAASAAAAASAAAAAPAAAASRCRCSSS